GAAGGTGGAGAGGCTCGGCACCTCCTCGATGGATATCCCGTTCGAGAACGGCAAGATCGGATCCTCCAACGTCATAGCCGAGAAAGGCGTGACGGCCCTCATCTCAGACTGGAACAGATCCTACATAAAGAACTGGCAGGACTACGAGAGCTCAGGCATTGACGTCGTCAGGGTTGCGGCCGCCTCCGTCGAGATGGACACCTTCTCGCACAGCGCGCTCCTTCTCGGTCTTCTCATGAATAGGGTCGACAGATCCATCGAACTCGTTGAATTCTACGAGAATGCCTACGACCAGATCAACGAGAAGCTCGCTGGCACCACTTCGGCCCCCAAGTTCATGACTTCCAGCGGAAACGGCTACGTCTCCGTGGGCAATTCCGATTACAACAAAGTCGGGACACTTGCAGGCGGGGAATACGCCCTCTCAGGGCTGGATACCAGCGGCTCTTCCTCGATAAAGATCGCTGAATACCCCCAGATCTTCAACACCCAGCTGTACAATTTCGATTACATCCTCCATCTGAGGACCGGGCACTACTATGCCAACGACGTCGACACTGTCAAGCTGTGGGACGACTACACCGCCCACTTCACCGACTGGGAGAAGGGAACCGAAGGGCAGTACATCATCTGCGGAGGAATGCCTGTCCCGATGAGGGTCGCCTACGCCGCGTCCGTCCTCCATCCCGAAGCCGTGACCAAGGATTTCGCCAACGGACTGCACCAGCAGCTCGTCGACAAGTTCTTCAACGGCGACAAGCTGGACATAAGCTCCATGAGCTTCATCATCCACAACTACGTGTCCACCTCCGACGAAGCCTCGCTCAAAGTCTACGGCAATGCCGACGGCGATTACAAGATCGACTCTGCCGACATAGCTGTCATCAATTATCTCATCGACAAGGGCGTCTCCGTCACCGACGCAACCAGGATGGCCGACGCCAACAACGACGGCAAAATCGATGCCGAGGACGTCGCGGTGGTCCAGAAGATCATCGCCCGCGAGCCCACCCCCATCTGGCATGTCAACTACCACGACCAGGACGAAAACGGGACCATGGACATCGTGATCGCCCAGACCCAGTTCCCCGTCGACTCCATCATCATGACCGGATCCTCCAACGCGTTCATGCTCATGTGGATGCTCGGCATCACCGAGGAGATCAAGGGAGCGAGCTACTCCGCCACCTCCGTGGACAAGTACTTCAAGTACTACCTCGACACCACGAAAGTGGAGAAGGTCGGAACCTCTTCCACCACGATTCCCTTCGAGAACGGAGCGGTCGGATCCTCCAACATAATCGCCGAGAAGGGCGTCACCACCCTCATTTCCGACTGGAACAGGACCTACATCACCAACTGGCAGGACTACGAGAACGCCGGAATCGATGTCGTCAGGATTTCTGCGGCCGCAGTCGAGATGGATGTTTTCACGCACAGCGCCCTGCTCGTCGGCCTCCTTATGGACAGGGTCGACAGGTCCATAGAACTCGTGAAATTCTACGAGAATGCCTATGACCAGATCAGCGCGAAGCTCGCCGGCC
The DNA window shown above is from Candidatus Methanomethylophilaceae archaeon and carries:
- a CDS encoding Ig-like domain-containing protein, which translates into the protein MDRGKMIALIAAIVVIIAAIVAVYALTSGQDNKDSTVKVTGVTLYPSETSLQVGSTSTLTAKVAPANASNKIVTWSSDAPSVATVINGQVTAVSVGTATITATTADGGFKAYCKVTVTTDKIAVTGITLDKETLKLRTSGTGTLAATVMPQGATDKTVSWSTSDASVVAVSNGVLTAISPGTATITATTADGGFKASCVVTVIDSAAVSSVDDAVLKVYGNVNGDKTIDSNDLSLLQSLVDLGTNVTDSNVMADANNDGKIDVKDIAVVQKIIARQPTEIWHVNYHDQDGDGTMDVVITETLFPISSIIMTGSSNSFMLMWMLGITEEIKGASYSSTSIDKYFQYYLDTSKVERLGTSSMDIPFENGKIGSSNVIAEKGVTALISDWNRSYIKNWQDYESSGIDVVRVAAASVEMDTFSHSALLLGLLMNRVDRSIELVEFYENAYDQINEKLAGTTSAPKFMTSSGNGYVSVGNSDYNKVGTLAGGEYALSGLDTSGSSSIKIAEYPQIFNTQLYNFDYILHLRTGHYYANDVDTVKLWDDYTAHFTDWEKGTEGQYIICGGMPVPMRVAYAASVLHPEAVTKDFANGLHQQLVDKFFNGDKLDISSMSFIIHNYVSTSDEASLKVYGNADGDYKIDSADIAVINYLIDKGVSVTDATRMADANNDGKIDAEDVAVVQKIIAREPTPIWHVNYHDQDENGTMDIVIAQTQFPVDSIIMTGSSNAFMLMWMLGITEEIKGASYSATSVDKYFKYYLDTTKVEKVGTSSTTIPFENGAVGSSNIIAEKGVTTLISDWNRTYITNWQDYENAGIDVVRISAAAVEMDVFTHSALLVGLLMDRVDRSIELVKFYENAYDQISAKLAGLSEADKVPFIASSMTGYISVGDSDYNNVGRLAGGVYALESM